Part of the Pseudobdellovibrionaceae bacterium genome is shown below.
CATTAAATTTTACACCGAGGGCGGACCGAGCCATAATCAGCCGATCGCGCACACCATTGGCCACAAGCCCTGAAAAGGGCTCTACATAATCATCCCCTTCCACTTTAGGACTCAAATCGGTCTGTCGATAGCCTGCGAATAAAAACAACGGGCCTGCGCCAAGACCTAATCGGCCTTCCACAAAGTGACTCATAAAATCACCCTGGCACCGATAGGCCTCACAATCATAGGCCGTGTAGTCGCGGCTGTTGTTGTAAGCCTCCCCCCCGGCTTTTACGCCCAAAAAGGAAATGGGATAGACTTCCCACTCCACGAGAGCACCATTATAGACCCCAGCTGTGGACAATGTAAGAGCTCCCCTGGTGTACCCATACCAAGGGCTTTTACTGGAGTTTCCAGCTCCTGGATTCCCCCAAAGCACAAGCCCCTTTCCCCACTCCAGATCAACTGTCCCGCTTAAGGGGTAGGTTCGTAACTTGCCACTCACAGTTAAGTCCATATGGGCCCACACTTTCTTTGAGGGACTCCACATCATTAATATTAACAAAAGGGCTTGGATGAGACGAGGTCGTTGGGTGGCCATTTTTTGCTCTCCCCTTTCTTGAAATCTATAGTTTTTTCAACTTACTCAATTCAAATATCAATCTAACGGTTGTTAAATGGTACGCAAGTTGCTAATTAGACTGTTTTTCCAAATAAAGTAAGGGTGAATTTATGCAGAGCGTTTATGGGGTTTTACTTTGTCTTGTGACCACTGTGTTCTTTGGAGTTTCTGCTTCTGCGGAAACGGGCGCGACAAAAAGGGATTGTCGCGGAACTCTTTCACAAGCACCGCGCCTGAAGGGGTTTGCTGGGCTGAGATCTGTAGCTTTGGAGACAGAAGGTGAGATCACCTCCGTTCGATACGAAGATCTTGCTCTGATGGAAGAGTCTGTGCGCAATTCCGTGCCGGAGCCACACCTCGTGCGAGTGGACTCTATCGAAGGGCACCTGGCCACAGTGACAATAGCCGAGGCCACTGAAGATGGGGAGCTGGCTTTTCCAACTTCGGAAACCCTGGCGATTACCTTGTCTAAACGACTTCAACATGCGCTCCAGTGGCGCCTGGATTACCAAAATCACCGAGAAAAGCCCCTTATTATTTGGGCTATTTTCAGTAACGACTAACTCCCCAGGACCTACGTGCAGTTTCACAAGCTCAACCTCGAGATCCCGCAGGTTTTTGCCGATATAAAGGCACAACAAGTGGGTGAAAAGTGTTCTCTTTCTTAGCGAAGATTTTTAAAACAAAAAGCGGTTCTGCGAGTGAATCCACTTCACTTCAGAAAATGATTACTTTAAATGCCATGGATCGCCGAGCTAACATTCGGGTGAATTATCCTGACATGGGGGCTGTTGGTGGACTTCCTGAGGTGAATATAAAGGGTAAATCCATTCGCGTGGCCGATGTGAGTGTGGGCGGACTTTGCTTGATTGATGACAGTGGGCATATGGGTCAATCCGTGGGGCAAAAGGTGCCAATCACTTTGAAGTGGGCGGACGAGCAGATCACTGTGAACGCCATGGTGGTTGGAGTCAACCTTAACCGCAGACATATTCAGTTTTTAGATTTAAGCGCTCCCGGTCTTGTGCGACTCAGTTTGCTGTTGAAGCCCGGATACATGGGCACGAAATTTCGTCAAGTACCCCAAGACGGAGTGGATGTGAGCATTCGCGCTGAAGAGATGTGGCTTGCTCCCACTGGTGAGACGGTGATCTTTCTCCCCGTTTCGAACGACAGCGAGGTCTTAGCTGAAGTTCACTTTCAACATCATCACGTGGAAATCCTCACCGATTATACACCTGTTTACAAGGTTTCTCGCGGACAAGTGGTGGCGGGACAGCGCGTGTCTCCGTACTATCTAGATGAGTTGCTTGTATGTTTGGCCAATTTTAAAAAGCCCAGTGATCGAATCAAAGATCTGATGCGTCACCTTTATGAATTTAGTCTGACTGAGAAGTCGGCTTAGGAGATTATCCGTGCAAAGTTTTGAGAACTTCCGTCCCCGACTTAAAGCTGGTCAGGTTATCCCTCAAGGGGACAAGGTTGTTTTTGAAACAAGCTCCCCATTTGACCAAATCGTATTGCCCATTGAAAACCTTGATCTCTTGTTATTGTGTGATGGAAAGCGCTCTTTAAGAGAGATCATTGAAGAGCTTTATAGGCGGCAAGGCAGCGTACACTTCAGGGCCACCTACAAAGCGGTGATGCTTTTGCGCGAAAGAGGTTTTTTACAAAATGGCCATCAACTGAAGCCGGTCGAGCAAGAGCGACCAGACTCGTGGAACTTCAACTTTAAACTTAAGCCTATCTGGCAAGTCTTTTTAGGTAAACGCATTTTTAATGATCGGATTTCTCCAGGACTTTTTTATTTGGTATCCATGGCCACCATTGTTTTGGCTATTTTGGCTTTGGGGGAGATTTCTTTTGATAGCCTCTCCCTAAAACTTCTTCATGTGGATGACTCTTTCGTACGAAGCCTGGTTTTGTTTGTTGTTTCAGGCTCTATTTTGATGTCTTTGAAAAACTTTTTGAAATTGTTTTTGCTGCTGTTCCTCACTGGCCGCGCCTACAACTTCAGTCTAGCTTTCAATGGTGCATTTTTCTACTTCAGAACAGGAAGTGAATCGCTGTTTTTAATCTCTAATAAGTTATATGTGACAATATTTCATTTAAGCGTTGCTTTAAGTTACTTTGTTTTTAGTGCCGTTTTTTATTGGTTATTCCCTGATGCACCCTATAAAGAGGTGCTGTTTATGATCAGCGCTGTGTTGGCTATTGTTGATCTCGACCCTTTTCGACCGAGCGAACTATCTCAGTTTTTTCGAGCCCTGTACGAAGATGAAAATTTAGTGCGGTTGACGGCCTACCTTAAGACGCGATCGTTTTTATCGCTGATTAGTCCCTCTGAGCGCCAGTCCGATACAGGTTTGTATTTTATGTACTCCCACGTTGCAATTGTTTGGTCTGTGATTAGTTTTTACCTCTTGGGCGGATCACTGGCAAAAGAGGCTCGTGGATTATTTGATACCATTGCAAAAGCGGATATGGACGAGCAACTCGCAGCAATGGGAATCTTATTCGTACTGGTGAGTTGTTTTGCCATGGTTTTTGTTAACCTAGGTCAAGTGGTCATGGCCAACATCGTGATGCCTGCCCAAAGGCGTTTGCGCAGTTATGCGAGAAAGCGAAAAGTTAGAACAGTTAATGACTTTCAATATAATGAAGTGATGACAATCCTTGAGCATTTGCCGCTATTTACCGCATTTAACAATGAGTTTTTAAGTATGATTGTCAGTAAAAGCGAAATTATAAAATATCCTGTGGGCACTCCCGTTGTAATTCAGGGGAATATGGGGCGATCTCTTTATGTGCTTCTAGATGGCATCTTGGATGTGGAAAAACGAATCGACGGGGGACAAGTGAATCACCTTGGCGAACTTCATCCATCAGCCATTTTTGGCGAAGTGGCTGTGATTGAAGAAAAACCTCGAACGGCAGACGTGGTGGCGCAAACCGACGCCATCGTGCTTGTTATTCCTGCCCACGTGATTCGGCAAATGGCCCGTGATTCACAATATGTCAGAGAGATTGATGATTTTCAAAACCTTATCATGGTCAATCAGTTTTTCTCATCGGCGCCGGAGTTTCGTGACCTCCCTACAGAGGTGGTTCAACTATTTATGGCTCGTGGAAAAATTGAAATATACGGCCCCCAACAAACCATCATTCGACAAGGGGCCAGGGGCGACAGTTTTTATATGACCCTTAGGGGTGCGGTGGATGTGTTAATCAACGACCATCCGGTAGCTCGCATTAAACAAGGTGGCTTTTTTGGAGAAATTGCCCTCATCGCCGATGTTCCGCGAACGGCCACTATCACAGCAAGGGAGCGCACCGTGGTGCTTAAAATTGGTGCTGATGCTTTTTGGGAAACTTTGTCGCAAGACATTCGCATGGCCCTTTTTATTGAAAGCGTAGGTCAGATGCGCATACAAGAAGATATTGATTTTTATCACCAGCCTGTGGCGGCTCTCCCCCCTTCAGTCGCCTAAAAACGGCTAAAGTTGACTCTCACAAAGCCTTGCCGCACAATGGTCGAGTTGGCTTCCATTAGTAAATAGGGTTTATTAAATTGTTATTAAAACAGGTTTTAACTTTGCAATCCATTCTGCTCACAGGCCTTTTTGGAGGCGTTCTCGTAAATTGTTCAGGAACGCCTGAGCGGCAGTGGATCGTTACAAAAGACCGAAGCGCGGAGAGTGCAGAGCCGGGCGATTTAACATCTGAAGTCGATGTCACTGAGCCTCAGATGCAGACACTCTCAGTGCCTCCGGCACCCGTCCCTGTTAGTAAAAAGTTGACGGCGGCCCCTAGTGTATCATCTGCGCCAAGCCCAGTAATTCCTCAGGATCTTTCAGAAAACTGTTACAGCGACTTAAAAGACCTGCCTGGAGTTCGAAAAAATTCTGAGGTGTACGCGGCCTGCCAAAAAGTTCAAATGCTGCAAGATTGCTTCAGTGAAAAGGGGCGACCCATCTACCACTACGATCGCCAGAGCGAAAACCCCAATCAGGCCAAACGAATTCTGACCATTGCTTTAATCCATGGTGATGAGCTCACAAGTGGGTCGGTGGCGCGGTCGTGGATCACCCGTCTTGAATCTCTCGATCCGCGCAATTCTTGGCGGGTTATACCCATTGCCAACCCCGATGGCTGGCAACTTAAGACCAGGACCAATGCGCGAAAAGTGGATTTAAACCGAAACTTTCCCACAGAAGACTGGCAGGAGTTGGCTTTGCGCTACTGGCGAGAAAAGAAAAAGGCAGACCCGAGACGCTATCCGGGCCCCCATCCCGCAAGCGAAAAGGAAACCCAATGCCTGATGAGCCACTTTAAAGACTTCAACCCGCACTTTATTATTTCAGTGCATACGCCCTTAGGCATGTTGGATTTCGATGGTCCAAAACAATTAAAGTTCCCCCTGTTTAGCCCCCTGCCCTGGATCTCTTTAGGTAATTTTCCGGGCAGTTTGGGGAGATACATGTGGGTGGATCAAAGTGTGCCGGTGCTCACCATCGAACTCAAGGGGACAGAGGGCGTAAAACAGCTGGAACGATTTGATCAGCTGCAAGATGTTTCAGGCACTGTGGCGATACAATCTATAAAATTGATGGAGAAATTCGGACAACGAAAACCACAAAAGGCAAACGGTGATGATGAAAAGTGATGAGCTTTTAAATGTTCTTTTTGATTCGGCAAAGGCGGCTTTTTTAAATGCCTACTCCCCGTACAGCGGGCACAAAGTGGGCGCAGCCCTTTTGACGGACTCAGGGCAGGTGTATGCCGGATGCAATGTGGAAAATGCCTCCTACGGTGGCACAGTGTGCGCTGAGAGGGTGGCCATCATGAAGGCGGTCAGTGAAGGTCATCGGCGGTTTAAGGGCATACTTGTGATTACGGATCAAGAAGACCCGTGGGCCCCTTGTGGTCTTTGCCGGCAAGTGATGGCTGAATTTTTTGAATCCGATGCGCCAGTGATTATGACCAATCTAAAAAAGAAAGTTGTTGAATCTACGGTTAAAGACCTTTGTCCTGACCTATTAAAACCTGAACAAGTGCTGTCTAATCGACAAAACTAGTAAGAAAAAATGGCCTGTATGGGTTTTTCAAGCCTTTGCCGGCCACCCAAAAAAGTCAGTTCCATTAAAAATAAATGCTCCACCACTTCGGCACCCATTTTTTGGCAAAGTGCTTCGGTGGCCTGGGCTGTGCCACCTGTGGCCAGAACGTCATCCACGATCACCACTTTATCGCCGGGTTTGAGGTCACCCTCTTGGATCTCAAGGGTGTCTTGACCGTATTCTAAGTCGTAGCTGATGCTCATTGTTTTTCTGGGGAGCTTTCCTTTTTTTCGCACCAACACCAAGCATTTGTCCAGATGTTGAGCGAGAGCTGCGCCTAGAATAAACCCACGACTTTCAATAGCGGCCAAATGGGTGGCCGTCTGCGGGACAGATTCAGCCATTACTTTAATCAGGCTTTGAAAAGCGTGATGGTTTGAGAGTATAGGGGTTATATCTTTAAAAATAATTCCCGGCTTCGGAAAATCCGGAACGTCGACAATTAACTCTTTGATGGATTGCAACTTCAACTTTGTTCTACCTAGTTTTGCTCAAACTTCTTAAAGCCGAGCCTTAAAG
Proteins encoded:
- a CDS encoding cyclic nucleotide-binding domain-containing protein, producing MQSFENFRPRLKAGQVIPQGDKVVFETSSPFDQIVLPIENLDLLLLCDGKRSLREIIEELYRRQGSVHFRATYKAVMLLRERGFLQNGHQLKPVEQERPDSWNFNFKLKPIWQVFLGKRIFNDRISPGLFYLVSMATIVLAILALGEISFDSLSLKLLHVDDSFVRSLVLFVVSGSILMSLKNFLKLFLLLFLTGRAYNFSLAFNGAFFYFRTGSESLFLISNKLYVTIFHLSVALSYFVFSAVFYWLFPDAPYKEVLFMISAVLAIVDLDPFRPSELSQFFRALYEDENLVRLTAYLKTRSFLSLISPSERQSDTGLYFMYSHVAIVWSVISFYLLGGSLAKEARGLFDTIAKADMDEQLAAMGILFVLVSCFAMVFVNLGQVVMANIVMPAQRRLRSYARKRKVRTVNDFQYNEVMTILEHLPLFTAFNNEFLSMIVSKSEIIKYPVGTPVVIQGNMGRSLYVLLDGILDVEKRIDGGQVNHLGELHPSAIFGEVAVIEEKPRTADVVAQTDAIVLVIPAHVIRQMARDSQYVREIDDFQNLIMVNQFFSSAPEFRDLPTEVVQLFMARGKIEIYGPQQTIIRQGARGDSFYMTLRGAVDVLINDHPVARIKQGGFFGEIALIADVPRTATITARERTVVLKIGADAFWETLSQDIRMALFIESVGQMRIQEDIDFYHQPVAALPPSVA
- a CDS encoding DUF2817 domain-containing protein → MLLKQVLTLQSILLTGLFGGVLVNCSGTPERQWIVTKDRSAESAEPGDLTSEVDVTEPQMQTLSVPPAPVPVSKKLTAAPSVSSAPSPVIPQDLSENCYSDLKDLPGVRKNSEVYAACQKVQMLQDCFSEKGRPIYHYDRQSENPNQAKRILTIALIHGDELTSGSVARSWITRLESLDPRNSWRVIPIANPDGWQLKTRTNARKVDLNRNFPTEDWQELALRYWREKKKADPRRYPGPHPASEKETQCLMSHFKDFNPHFIISVHTPLGMLDFDGPKQLKFPLFSPLPWISLGNFPGSLGRYMWVDQSVPVLTIELKGTEGVKQLERFDQLQDVSGTVAIQSIKLMEKFGQRKPQKANGDDEK
- the cdd gene encoding cytidine deaminase gives rise to the protein MKSDELLNVLFDSAKAAFLNAYSPYSGHKVGAALLTDSGQVYAGCNVENASYGGTVCAERVAIMKAVSEGHRRFKGILVITDQEDPWAPCGLCRQVMAEFFESDAPVIMTNLKKKVVESTVKDLCPDLLKPEQVLSNRQN
- a CDS encoding adenine phosphoribosyltransferase translates to MQSIKELIVDVPDFPKPGIIFKDITPILSNHHAFQSLIKVMAESVPQTATHLAAIESRGFILGAALAQHLDKCLVLVRKKGKLPRKTMSISYDLEYGQDTLEIQEGDLKPGDKVVIVDDVLATGGTAQATEALCQKMGAEVVEHLFLMELTFLGGRQRLEKPIQAIFSY